A genomic window from Brevibacillus agri includes:
- a CDS encoding SLC13 family permease → MTNQALFAIGIFLVTYAFIISEKLHRTIVAMCGGILMVLFGIVTQEQAIHHIDFNTLGLLIGMMILVAVTAQTGVFKYVAIRAAKLAKGKPVRILVYLSIITALASAFLDNVTTVLLIVPVTFSIARQLELNPIPFLISEIIASNAGGTATLIGDPPNIMIGSSVPELDFMAFLLNLSPVIAIIMALTILCLVFIYRKQLHTSPELSAKIMQLNERDEITDTTLLKKSLTVMALTIIGFMLHGALHLESATIALTGAFLLLLITGEHYLEDAISKVEWNTIFFFIGLFVLVSGLVETGVIAKLASQAINLTGADPLKTSLLILWMSAIASAFVDNIPFVATMIPMIKEMGALGITNLEPLWWSLALGACLGGNGTLIGASANVIVAGLAAKEGHHIGFVSFMKVAFPLMIMSIVVSHLYVYLRYFVW, encoded by the coding sequence ATGACGAACCAGGCGCTGTTCGCCATTGGCATCTTTTTAGTTACTTACGCATTTATTATTAGCGAAAAATTGCACAGAACGATCGTCGCCATGTGCGGCGGGATTCTCATGGTGCTGTTTGGCATCGTCACCCAGGAGCAGGCGATTCATCACATCGACTTCAACACGCTCGGCCTCTTGATCGGGATGATGATTCTCGTAGCTGTGACAGCGCAAACCGGCGTGTTCAAATACGTCGCGATTCGCGCCGCCAAGCTGGCAAAAGGCAAGCCAGTCCGCATTCTCGTCTACTTGAGCATCATCACCGCGCTCGCTTCTGCTTTTCTGGACAACGTCACGACGGTGCTCCTGATCGTCCCCGTTACGTTCAGCATCGCCAGACAGCTTGAGCTGAATCCGATTCCTTTTTTAATCAGCGAAATTATTGCCTCCAATGCAGGCGGTACCGCAACCTTGATCGGCGACCCGCCCAATATCATGATTGGCAGCTCCGTGCCCGAGCTTGATTTTATGGCGTTTTTGCTGAATTTGAGTCCGGTTATTGCCATCATCATGGCGCTGACCATCTTGTGCCTCGTTTTCATTTATCGGAAACAACTGCATACTTCTCCGGAGCTGAGCGCGAAGATCATGCAGTTGAACGAACGCGACGAAATTACCGATACGACCTTGCTGAAAAAATCATTGACCGTCATGGCTTTGACGATTATCGGCTTCATGCTGCACGGGGCCCTGCATCTGGAATCCGCGACCATCGCGCTCACTGGCGCTTTTCTGCTTCTCCTCATCACCGGAGAGCATTACCTGGAGGACGCGATCAGCAAAGTCGAGTGGAACACGATTTTCTTTTTCATCGGCTTGTTTGTCCTTGTATCGGGTCTGGTCGAAACAGGCGTCATCGCGAAGCTGGCGAGCCAGGCGATCAACCTGACAGGGGCCGATCCGTTGAAAACGTCGCTGCTCATTCTGTGGATGAGTGCGATTGCTTCGGCGTTTGTGGACAACATCCCGTTCGTCGCGACGATGATCCCGATGATTAAAGAGATGGGGGCACTGGGCATTACCAACCTGGAGCCGCTTTGGTGGAGCCTCGCTCTCGGCGCCTGCCTGGGCGGAAACGGCACGCTCATCGGTGCCAGTGCCAACGTCATCGTCGCCGGTCTCGCCGCCAAGGAAGGGCATCATATCGGCTTTGTCAGCTTTATGAAGGTGGCTTTCCCGCTGATGATTATGTCGATTGTCGTCTCCCATCTGTACGTTTACTTACGCTATTTTGTCTGGTAA
- a CDS encoding HAD family hydrolase: MIKTILFDVDGVMLSEERYFDASALTVWELLFSPGYVGLQGDTFTPAPEEALIRRVREQVFAHDEVLDFIKSRGINSNWDMVFLAFSYQLIRLIEALKPHVPEAASLLTAPLERQELARLRDWATVYAPDFQVDYAAFLPDFARSSAQKADLLLYLNELARERCGVETDMFSPNCALWQLVQETFQEWYLGDERVAASIGRETMQPGKKGFLTDEIPIVPTKDMVELFRTLTERGYTLGIGTGRPSIETHVPLREMGLLDWFDPERVVTATHVLEAEANFPNYVPLSKPHPFSYVKGLLGLSTPDCDVLQYPLPIANGAEVLVVGDSLADFLAARSIGCRFAATLTGLSGQEARSKFEEVQADYILDDVRGLLDILK, from the coding sequence ATGATAAAAACGATCTTGTTTGATGTGGATGGGGTTATGCTCAGCGAAGAACGCTACTTCGATGCTTCCGCGCTGACAGTCTGGGAGCTTTTGTTCAGTCCGGGGTACGTCGGTTTGCAAGGGGATACGTTTACTCCGGCTCCCGAGGAAGCGCTGATTCGGCGCGTCCGTGAGCAAGTGTTCGCGCATGATGAAGTGCTGGATTTCATCAAATCCCGCGGCATCAATTCCAACTGGGATATGGTTTTCCTCGCGTTTTCCTACCAGTTGATTCGTTTGATCGAAGCGCTCAAGCCACACGTGCCGGAAGCGGCAAGCCTGCTCACCGCTCCGCTTGAGCGGCAAGAGCTCGCCCGGCTGCGCGACTGGGCAACCGTCTACGCTCCTGATTTTCAGGTCGACTACGCTGCTTTTCTCCCTGACTTTGCGCGAAGCTCGGCGCAAAAGGCCGACCTGCTGTTGTATTTGAACGAGCTGGCCCGCGAACGTTGCGGAGTGGAAACCGACATGTTTTCGCCGAACTGCGCCCTGTGGCAGTTGGTGCAGGAGACGTTTCAGGAATGGTACTTGGGCGATGAGCGAGTGGCTGCCTCTATCGGACGGGAAACGATGCAGCCAGGCAAAAAAGGCTTCCTGACTGACGAAATCCCGATTGTGCCGACGAAAGACATGGTCGAGCTGTTCCGCACGTTAACAGAACGTGGGTACACATTGGGCATTGGAACAGGTCGTCCGAGCATCGAGACACACGTTCCTTTGCGCGAGATGGGCCTGTTGGATTGGTTTGACCCTGAGCGTGTAGTGACCGCCACTCATGTGCTCGAAGCAGAAGCGAACTTCCCGAACTACGTGCCCTTGTCCAAGCCGCATCCTTTTTCGTATGTAAAAGGTTTGCTCGGCTTGTCCACACCGGACTGTGACGTGCTGCAATACCCGCTGCCGATCGCGAACGGCGCCGAAGTACTGGTCGTGGGAGATTCCTTGGCCGATTTCCTCGCGGCTCGCTCCATCGGCTGCCGGTTTGCGGCGACACTGACCGGATTGTCAGGCCAGGAGGCCCGCAGCAAATTTGAAGAAGTGCAAGCCGACTACATTTTGGATGATGTTCGCGGCCTTTTGGACATCTTGAAGTGA
- a CDS encoding ATP-binding protein, with translation MDVIFRSVVGKLWMTIIALFALVLTIFSLLLVQSFDSFYSNRQTKNLQELAEGLSKGLAASADKREALEMASTFGLVHHTGMVVLDENSQVIGKSEGNGLPDIPVEQLLKDQALHLSEALAGKHPAPQRIYLQVASNNPNDHMSSVQMLAVAVPLEVAPGKQGAVVMYQAIEDFDDTVNEVRFLIFVVGVIAFVSTTVFAFFLSSRITIPLRQMKETAHRIAEGDFHAEVPIKTTDETGELAASFNTMASKLNQLVDALSKEKEQLASVLRSMVDGVVMIDVNGKIAVTNPPAERFLRDWEFEHKDEQVPLFAFYQQVVQTGQEVTEDIPVQGRIWALVMVPLNDREQIRGAVAVLRDITQERKLDKMRNDFVANVSHELRTPLSMLQGYSEAIVDDIATTPEEHKELAQIIYDESVRMTKLVNELLSLARMEAGHVELFQEIVELRPYLERIQRKFTNLARERGITLLLDVTTSHSEVYIDPDRMEQVLTNLIDNALRHTPSGGSVTIRARGDKTLLIEISDTGSGIPQEDLPFVFERFYKADKARTRGRVGGTGLGLAIARNIVEAHGGTIGVQSKLGEGTTFTIAMTVQAKNK, from the coding sequence GTGGACGTTATTTTTCGCAGCGTTGTTGGAAAGCTATGGATGACGATTATTGCGCTGTTTGCGCTCGTTTTGACGATCTTCAGCCTGCTGCTCGTGCAGTCGTTTGACAGCTTTTACAGCAATCGGCAGACGAAAAATTTGCAGGAGCTGGCAGAGGGATTGTCCAAGGGGCTGGCAGCGAGCGCGGACAAGCGGGAAGCATTGGAGATGGCTTCGACCTTTGGCCTTGTCCACCACACCGGGATGGTGGTGCTGGATGAGAACAGCCAGGTCATCGGAAAAAGCGAAGGCAACGGCTTGCCAGACATTCCCGTCGAGCAGTTGCTGAAAGACCAGGCGTTGCATCTGTCCGAGGCACTGGCCGGAAAGCATCCCGCCCCGCAGCGAATATACTTGCAGGTGGCCTCGAACAATCCGAACGACCATATGAGCAGCGTGCAAATGCTCGCGGTGGCGGTGCCGTTGGAGGTCGCGCCGGGCAAGCAGGGCGCTGTGGTGATGTACCAGGCGATTGAGGATTTTGACGATACCGTAAACGAAGTGCGGTTTTTAATTTTTGTCGTCGGCGTGATTGCATTCGTTTCTACCACGGTGTTTGCCTTTTTCCTGTCGTCGCGGATCACGATTCCGCTCAGGCAAATGAAGGAGACGGCGCACCGGATCGCGGAAGGCGATTTTCACGCGGAAGTTCCGATCAAAACAACGGACGAAACCGGCGAGCTGGCGGCCTCGTTCAACACGATGGCGAGCAAGCTGAATCAGCTTGTCGACGCCTTGTCCAAAGAAAAGGAGCAGCTCGCAAGCGTCTTGCGCTCGATGGTGGACGGGGTGGTCATGATCGACGTCAACGGGAAAATTGCCGTCACGAATCCGCCCGCAGAGCGCTTTTTGCGCGATTGGGAGTTCGAGCACAAGGACGAGCAGGTTCCGCTGTTCGCCTTTTACCAGCAGGTCGTGCAAACCGGGCAGGAGGTCACGGAGGACATTCCGGTACAGGGCCGCATCTGGGCGCTTGTCATGGTGCCGCTCAATGACCGCGAGCAAATTCGCGGGGCTGTAGCCGTCCTGCGCGACATCACCCAGGAGCGAAAGCTGGACAAAATGCGCAACGATTTCGTGGCGAATGTGTCGCACGAGCTGCGCACACCGTTGTCCATGTTGCAAGGCTACAGCGAGGCGATAGTCGACGATATCGCGACGACGCCGGAAGAGCACAAAGAACTTGCGCAAATCATTTACGACGAGTCGGTGCGCATGACCAAGCTGGTCAACGAGCTGCTCAGCCTGGCGCGGATGGAAGCCGGGCATGTGGAGCTGTTTCAGGAGATTGTGGAGCTGCGTCCGTACCTGGAGCGAATCCAGCGCAAGTTCACGAACCTGGCCCGGGAGCGCGGGATTACACTGCTTTTGGATGTGACGACGTCGCACAGCGAGGTCTACATCGACCCGGACCGGATGGAGCAGGTGTTGACCAACCTGATCGACAACGCGCTCAGGCACACGCCGAGCGGGGGCAGCGTCACCATCCGCGCGCGCGGCGACAAGACTTTGCTGATCGAGATCAGCGATACAGGCAGCGGGATTCCGCAGGAGGATTTGCCGTTTGTGTTCGAGCGCTTCTACAAGGCCGACAAGGCCCGGACACGCGGGCGCGTAGGCGGGACCGGACTGGGTCTTGCCATCGCGCGCAACATCGTCGAAGCGCACGGCGGGACAATCGGCGTGCAAAGCAAGCTGGGAGAGGGTACGACCTTTACGATCGCGATGACCGTACAGGCGAAAAACAAATAG
- a CDS encoding response regulator transcription factor, translating to MEKMARILVVDDEERIRRLLKMYLERENFLIDEADNGEQAVEMAVGSDYDIILLDLMLPGMDGIEVCQRIREFKATPIIMLTAKGEETNRVHGFEAGVDDYVVKPFSPREVMYRVKAILRRSSATAYLKTETFNSHSVLVFPELTIDHDAHKVIASGQEVSLTPKEYELLHYLALSPDKVFTREELLKDVWHYEFFGDLRTVDTHIKRLREKLNRVSPQAANMIATVWGVGYKLEVPK from the coding sequence ATGGAAAAAATGGCACGTATTCTCGTAGTAGACGATGAGGAGCGCATTCGCCGCCTGCTGAAAATGTACCTGGAAAGGGAAAACTTCCTCATCGACGAGGCTGACAATGGCGAACAGGCTGTCGAGATGGCTGTCGGCAGCGATTACGATATTATTTTGCTCGACCTGATGCTTCCCGGGATGGACGGGATCGAAGTATGCCAGCGCATTCGCGAGTTCAAGGCAACCCCGATCATCATGCTCACGGCAAAAGGCGAAGAAACAAACCGTGTGCATGGCTTTGAGGCGGGAGTCGATGATTACGTTGTCAAGCCGTTCAGCCCGCGCGAGGTCATGTACCGGGTCAAAGCGATTCTGCGCCGTTCCTCCGCTACCGCTTACTTGAAGACGGAGACGTTCAACAGCCACTCCGTGCTTGTTTTCCCCGAGCTGACGATCGACCACGACGCGCACAAAGTCATCGCGAGCGGCCAGGAAGTGAGCCTCACGCCGAAAGAGTACGAGCTGCTGCACTACCTCGCCCTGTCGCCGGACAAAGTGTTTACGCGCGAGGAGCTGCTCAAAGACGTTTGGCATTACGAGTTTTTCGGAGATTTGCGCACGGTAGATACGCACATCAAGCGGCTGCGCGAAAAACTGAACCGGGTTTCTCCGCAGGCGGCCAACATGATTGCGACCGTCTGGGGAGTCGGCTACAAGCTTGAGGTGCCGAAATAA
- the ccsA gene encoding cytochrome c biogenesis protein CcsA: protein MQLIQLSDWLLDIAFLLYVISSIVFVVAMTGKNWAGRDPKQHEERYGRIAYWLAVIGFLAQTGYVIARWIGGGHSPTSNMFEFMAFLDYCIILAYLIIYRIYKLTVIGAFVLPLGVIMLAYSYVFPKEVTPLIPSLQSYWLHIHVTTAALGEGILAVGFAAGLMYLIRTVPQHISTRSTKWLEFVLAVVLMLVGFILMESTFARMEQKTVFEMNMEEMNAAGQMEKVQVEYTMPAIVAPADSKIVQAGPMNPWFEAPTWMEGKDAARKLNTMLWSIITGTVLYGGLRLIFRKRLGAVIQPSLEGIEPDLLDEISYRAISIGYPVFTLGALIFAMIWAQEAWGRFWGWDPKEVWALIVWLFYSAYLHLRLSRGWIGAKSAWMSVIGFVIILITLVVVNLVIAGLHSYAGV from the coding sequence GTGCAGCTCATACAATTGAGTGACTGGTTACTGGATATCGCGTTTTTGCTGTACGTGATCTCGTCGATTGTGTTTGTGGTGGCGATGACGGGGAAAAACTGGGCGGGACGCGATCCGAAGCAACATGAGGAACGCTATGGCCGGATTGCCTATTGGCTTGCGGTCATTGGCTTTCTGGCGCAGACAGGGTATGTGATTGCCCGCTGGATTGGCGGAGGGCACAGCCCGACGAGCAACATGTTTGAGTTTATGGCCTTTTTGGATTACTGTATTATCCTGGCCTATCTGATTATTTATCGCATCTACAAGCTGACGGTAATCGGGGCGTTTGTGCTTCCGCTCGGGGTCATCATGCTGGCGTATTCGTACGTGTTCCCCAAAGAAGTGACGCCGCTGATTCCATCGCTGCAAAGCTACTGGCTGCACATTCACGTGACGACAGCGGCGCTCGGGGAAGGGATTCTCGCAGTCGGTTTCGCAGCAGGGCTGATGTATTTGATTCGTACGGTGCCGCAACATATTTCTACGCGCAGCACCAAGTGGCTGGAGTTCGTGCTTGCTGTCGTTCTCATGCTCGTCGGGTTCATTTTGATGGAATCCACATTTGCCAGAATGGAACAAAAGACCGTTTTTGAAATGAACATGGAGGAGATGAACGCGGCCGGGCAGATGGAAAAAGTACAGGTGGAGTACACGATGCCCGCGATCGTCGCCCCAGCCGATTCGAAAATCGTTCAGGCCGGGCCGATGAACCCGTGGTTCGAAGCGCCGACCTGGATGGAAGGGAAGGACGCCGCGCGCAAACTGAACACGATGCTCTGGTCGATCATCACCGGGACCGTTTTGTACGGCGGGCTGCGCCTGATTTTCCGCAAGCGTCTCGGCGCTGTGATCCAGCCTTCGCTGGAAGGCATCGAGCCTGACCTGCTGGATGAAATCAGCTACCGGGCCATCAGTATCGGCTATCCTGTGTTCACCCTGGGCGCCTTGATTTTTGCGATGATTTGGGCGCAGGAAGCTTGGGGACGATTCTGGGGCTGGGACCCGAAAGAAGTATGGGCGCTCATCGTCTGGCTGTTTTACAGTGCGTATTTGCACCTGCGCCTATCGCGCGGCTGGATCGGTGCGAAATCAGCCTGGATGTCCGTCATCGGATTCGTTATCATTTTAATTACACTGGTCGTGGTCAATCTGGTCATTGCCGGTCTGCACTCCTACGCAGGCGTGTAG
- the resB gene encoding cytochrome c biogenesis protein ResB, giving the protein MDQRKCECGHTNPVGTLLCESCGKPLNVEVFEQIQFPDMRYEGMARRSQTYTKKWIDRIWNTFSSVKIAIGIIIVILVASAVGTVFPQQQYIPVPVPTEADVARFYTDTYGTLGTVYYGLGFHNLYSSWWFVTLLVLLGTSLVICSLDRVVPLYKALSKPRLNQHKSFLKGQKLFGEGELAPDADQAELLERSAAVLKKKGYRIFRAERAIMAEKGRFSRWGPYINHIGLILFLIGVLMRNIPGFYLDEFVWVREGQTVAIPETPYYIKSENYQTTYWSEEEMPEKLELNGGVIPKSFQTDAVLYLNKNADVPGKKPDLVEVQKGPIIVNHPMIEGDIAIYQSGVQEMQLGALNFVLVDVKNGDKELGAFKVDLYNPAVEQEVAAGIKVRVLDYFPDFIMGSDGKPATKTNLPKNPMVALEIVDEATQQSEKLVYLQGSVLTQKSDARFGLTFHKPDLIDISGLNVRIDKAVPLIYFGAFIFMIGVAMGFFWQHRRIWVQTQDGTILLAAHTNKNWFGLRREVDGLVEQLQLPVTMEEKTKA; this is encoded by the coding sequence TGGACATACGAATCCCGTCGGAACGCTGCTCTGTGAATCGTGCGGGAAGCCGTTGAATGTGGAAGTGTTCGAGCAGATACAGTTTCCCGACATGCGCTACGAAGGGATGGCACGGCGTTCCCAGACGTACACGAAAAAGTGGATCGACCGAATCTGGAATACTTTTTCCTCGGTCAAAATTGCAATCGGTATCATTATCGTTATTCTGGTTGCCTCTGCCGTCGGAACGGTGTTTCCGCAGCAGCAATACATACCTGTTCCGGTGCCGACAGAAGCCGATGTGGCGCGCTTCTATACCGATACGTACGGGACGCTCGGAACCGTTTACTACGGGCTGGGCTTTCACAATCTGTACTCCTCCTGGTGGTTCGTGACGCTGCTCGTGCTTTTGGGAACTTCGCTGGTCATCTGTAGTCTCGACCGGGTCGTTCCGCTCTACAAGGCGCTCAGCAAGCCGCGGCTCAATCAGCACAAGTCGTTTTTGAAGGGGCAGAAGCTGTTTGGCGAAGGAGAGCTTGCGCCGGACGCAGATCAGGCGGAGCTTCTGGAGCGCTCGGCCGCCGTCCTGAAGAAAAAAGGCTACCGGATTTTCCGGGCAGAGCGGGCGATCATGGCCGAAAAAGGCCGCTTCAGCCGCTGGGGCCCATACATCAACCACATCGGTTTGATCCTGTTTCTGATCGGTGTGCTCATGCGCAATATCCCTGGCTTCTACTTGGACGAGTTCGTCTGGGTGCGCGAGGGACAAACCGTTGCGATCCCGGAGACGCCCTACTACATAAAAAGCGAGAACTACCAGACGACGTACTGGTCGGAGGAAGAAATGCCGGAGAAGCTGGAGTTGAACGGGGGCGTAATCCCGAAAAGCTTCCAGACCGATGCCGTCCTGTACTTGAACAAAAACGCGGACGTACCGGGCAAGAAACCCGATCTGGTCGAAGTGCAAAAAGGCCCGATTATCGTCAACCACCCGATGATCGAAGGAGATATTGCGATTTATCAGTCAGGGGTACAGGAGATGCAGCTCGGCGCTCTCAACTTTGTGCTGGTCGACGTGAAAAACGGAGACAAGGAGCTGGGGGCGTTCAAGGTCGATCTGTACAATCCGGCAGTAGAGCAAGAAGTCGCCGCCGGAATCAAGGTGCGAGTCCTGGATTACTTCCCGGATTTCATAATGGGCAGCGACGGCAAGCCTGCTACGAAAACGAACCTGCCGAAAAATCCGATGGTCGCGCTGGAGATTGTGGATGAAGCTACACAGCAAAGCGAGAAGCTGGTCTATTTGCAAGGCTCGGTTTTGACGCAAAAATCGGATGCCCGCTTCGGCCTGACCTTCCACAAGCCTGATCTGATCGACATCTCCGGCTTGAACGTGCGGATCGACAAGGCCGTGCCGCTCATTTACTTCGGGGCGTTTATCTTTATGATCGGTGTCGCGATGGGCTTCTTCTGGCAGCATCGCCGCATCTGGGTGCAGACACAGGATGGAACGATTTTGCTGGCAGCGCATACGAACAAAAACTGGTTCGGGCTTCGCAGGGAAGTGGACGGTTTGGTTGAGCAGTTGCAGCTCCCTGTAACCATGGAAGAAAAAACGAAGGCGTAA